Proteins encoded in a region of the Vicia villosa cultivar HV-30 ecotype Madison, WI linkage group LG5, Vvil1.0, whole genome shotgun sequence genome:
- the LOC131605285 gene encoding uncharacterized protein LOC131605285, with product MWRTLAAALRSKHDICLTVATSGIASLLLPGGRTAHSKFRIPVPTMDNSTCKVEFNDDVADMLRQTKLIIWDEAPMAHKYAIESLDRTLKDVMSADKNSTDVFGGKVVVFGGDFRQILPVVPRGSRSDIVHCAINASYIWHSVEVLTLTRNMRLRTGSTQTDKNEIAQFSDWLLRIGEGRISEPNDGTAEINIPPDILITEFDDPIVAIVNSTYPDFINNFQCVDYLKSRAILASTLQIVDQINDHILSLMPGEIRDYYSANSVDKSEIHDPAVVDILTPEFLSSLRTSGLPNHHLKLKVGTTIMLMRNIDQAEGLCNGTRLCITKMAAHVLEASIMGGKGLGNLVYIPRMDMSPSQSPWPFKLNRRQFPIIVSYSMTINKSQGQSLDNVGLYLPKDVFTHGQIYVALSRVTTKKGIKILIHDEEKKFREKTTNVVYKEVFNNV from the exons ATGTGGAGAACACTCGCAGCTGCATTAAGATCAAAACACGATATATGTTTAACTGTTGCAACTAGCGGTATAGCATCATTGTTACTTCCAGGAGGTAGAACTGCACATTCAAAGTTCAGGATACCGGTACCAACTATGGACAATTCTACTTGCAAGGTTGAATTCAACGATGATGTCGCAGACATGTTACGACAGACAAAGCTTATAATATGGGATGAGGCACCAATGGCGCATAAGTATGCAATAGAATCGCTTGACAGAACTTTGAAAGATGTTATGAGTGCAGACAAAAATTCAACTGATGTATTCGGTGGAAAGGTTGTTGTTTTCGGGGGCGATTTCAGACAGATTTTACCTGTCGTCCCCAGAGGCAGTCGTTCCGATATTGTACACTGTGCCATAAATGCATCTTACATATGGCATTCAGTTGAGGTATTAACATTGACAAGAAACATGCGGCTACGAACAGGATCAACGCAGACTGACAAAAATGAGATAGCACAGTTTTCAGATTGGCTTTTAAGAATAGGAGAGGGCCGAATATCTGAGCCTAATGACGGCACCGCCGAAATCAACATACCACCTGATATTCTGATAACAGAATTTGATGATCCAATCGTGGCCATTGTCAATAGCACATACCctgatttcataaataatttccaatgtgttgattACCTTAAAAGTCGAGCGATACTTGCCTCTACACTGCAGATTGTTGATCAGATCAATGACCATATACTTAGCTTGATGCCAG GAGAGATTCGTGACtactacagcgcaaattcagttgACAAGTCTGAGATTCATGACCCAGCAGTAGTTGATATCCTCACACCAGAATTTCTAAGTTCCCTCCGAACATCAGGATTGCCAAACCATCACTTAAAACTAAAGGTTGGGACAACTATAATGCTCATGAGAAATATAGATCAGGCTGAAGGTTTATGTAACGGCACAAGGCTGTGTATAACAAAGATGGCAGCCCATGTACTGGAGGCTTCAATAATGGGTGGTAAAGGTTTGGGAAATTTGGTTTACATACCTCGAATGGACATGTCACCATCCCAATCACCATGGCCATTCAAACTCAATAGGAGACAGTTCCCTATTATAGTTTCCTATTCTATGACAATTAACAAATCACAGGGACAGTCATTGGATAACGTTGGTTTGTACTTACCGAAAGATGTATTCACACATGGCCAGATTTATGTCGCATTGTCAAGAGTAACAACAAAAAAGGGAATCAAAATACTGATacatgatgaagaaaagaaattcaGGGAGAAAACTACAAATGTTGTGTATAAAGAAGTTTTTAACAATGTCTAA
- the LOC131605286 gene encoding uncharacterized protein LOC131605286, protein METDVVKNTAPQTSIARKRRKLILKAKRDYRNRVRSSNLTSHLNHNFTSSVTYETTIETAMARKRRKIILDNRKRLRNLFNTEVSRVQNTNNIVSQSQNMDHASTSNYNMSSQSMDHPSTSNHNVSVESHYEDNDDSNSDNNLNSSNSSGSDEDSDPTQLQEAHLQEYYDIGDQSYECAHCQACMWYQEKVNRHKITATPRFYRCCRGGKIVLPFLEQPPQVLQDLLFNNTYSDSKNYQANIQTYNAMFSFTSPGMKFDTTYSKRGGPPTLRLQGQTCHRIGTLLPETGEPPQYAQLYIYDTDNEVEHRIKCFKDNKGIERPVVKKLKMMLDQHNVHAKAFRMARDVLRTNSFTDLKLRLISDRSEDGRVYNKPTVSEVAALIVGDIDSADKRDILIQRRNGGLQRIDEFHPAYLAYQYPLIFPYGEDGYRKNIMHRYRHETEVTKRNRQSIKDWFSYRLQQRRKEAKTLLYSRRLFQQFLVDGYAMMESERLNWLRDNQSKLRVGKYNNLAAQTDGDTRNEHQKRGKRVVLPSTFVGSKRYMDQLYFDGMAISSQLGFPDLFVTFTCNPNWPEIKRALSGTGLQPHDRPDIISKVFKIKFDTLMDDITKHHVAGKVIAYMYTIEFQKRGLPHAHILIFLHPKSKYPTPSDIDKIISAEIPDPTVHPNLYKLVRAHMMHGPCGLARVTSQCMKNGRCSKYYPKKFIEDTIVDAEGYPLYRRRSKTFTIEKNGITLDNRHVVPYNTRFLMKYQAHINMEWCNQSTSIKYLFKYINKGYDRITAAVSTNSNQPVDEIQQYLDCKYVSPSEACWRIYS, encoded by the exons ATGGAAACAGATGTTGTTAAAAACACTGCTCCTCAAACATCCATTGCAAGAAAGAGGAGAAAGCTTATTCTTAAAGCAAAGAGGGATTATCGAAACCGTGTCAGATCAAGCAACCTCACTTcccatttaaatcataattttacaTCTTCTGTAACATAtgaaaccactattgaaacggctATGGCTAGAAAGAGAAGGAAAATAATCTTGGATAACAGAAAAAGATTGAGAAATTTGTTCAATACTGAAGTTAGTAGGGTTCAAAATACGAACAACATTGTTAGTCAAAGTCAGAACATGGATCATGCATCTACTTCAAATTATAATATGTCAAGTCAGTCCATGGATCATCCATCTACCTCAAATCATAATGTGTCTGTTGAATCTCATTATGAAGACAATGATGACTCCAACtctgacaataatttaaattcttcTAATAGTTCCGGCTCTGACGAAGATTCAGACCCGACACAATTACAGGAGGCCCATCTTCAAG AATATTACGATATTGGCGACCAAAGTTATGAATGCGCACACTGCCAagcatgtatgtggtaccaagaAAAAGTGAATAGACACAAAATTACAGCAACTCCTCGCTTTTATCGTTGTTGCCGTGGAGGAAAAATTGTTCTTCCGTTCCTTGAGCAACCTCCACAGGTGTTGCAAGATCTTCTATTTAATAACACATATTCAGATAGTAAAAACTACCAGGCTAACATACAAACATACAACGCAATGTTCTCATTCACTTCCCCTGGAATGAAGTTCGACACAACATATTCTAAAAGAGGTGGACCCCCTACTTTGAGACTGCAGGGTCAGACCTGTCATCGAATTGGTACACTGCTGCCAGAAACAGGGGAACCTCCGCAATATGCTCAATTATACATCTATGACACGGACAATGAAGTTGAACACAGAATAAAATGTTTCAA GGACAACAAAGGCATCGAGCGACCGGTTGTCAAAAAGCTCAAGATGATGTTAGATCAGCACAATGTTCATGCCAAAGCTTTTAGAATGGCAAGGGACGTTTTAAGGACAAATTCTTTCACAGATTTAAAACTCAGGCTTATTTCTGATAGATCCGAAGATGGCCGTGTTTACAACAAACCTACTGTCTCAGAAGTGGCTGCACTCATTGTGGGAGACATTGATTCTGCTGATAAAAGGGACATCTTAATTCAGCGCCGCAATGGTGGTTTGCAACGAATAGATGAGTTTCACCCAGCATATTTGGCTTATCAGTATCCTCTTATATTTCCTTATGGGGAAGATGGTTACAGGAAAAATATAATGCACAGATATCGCCATGAAACTGAGGTCACTAAGAGAAACCGTCAAAGCATTAAGGATTGGTTTTCTTACCGGTTACAACAACGTCGCAAAGAGGCAAAAACACTACTTTACTCAAGACGCCTATTTCAACAATTCTTAGTCGACGGCTATGCTATGATGGAATCCGAACGACTGAATTGGTTGAGAGATAATCAGTCGAAATTAAGAGTGGGCAAATATAATAATTTGGCCGCTCAAACTGATGGCGATACAAGAAATGAACACCAAAAGCGAGGAAAACGAGTTGTTCTGCCATCAACATTTGTTGGTAGCAAGAGATATATGGATCAACTATATTTTGACGGTATGGCCATTTCAAGTCAATTGGGATTCCCTGATTTATTTGTTACTTTTACCTGCAACCCAAATTGGCCTGAAATTAAAAGAGCATTGTCAGGCACAGGTCTACAACCCCATGATAGGCCAGATATCATttcaaaagttttcaaaataaagTTTGATACCCTCATGGATGATATTACAAAACACCATGTCGCGGGAAAAGTGATTGCAT ATATGTACACCATCGAATTCCAAAAGCGCGGATTGCCACATGCTCACATCTTGATATTCCTACACCCTAAGAGCAAATACCCAACACCATCTGACATAGACAAGATCATTTCTGCTGAAATTCCCGACCCGACTGTTCATCCCAATTTATACAAATTGGTTAGGGCACATATGATGCATGGACCCTGTGGGCTTGCTCGCGTGACCTCACAATGTATGAAGAATGGACGATGTTCTAAATACTACCCCAAAAAGTTTATTGAAGACACTATTGTTGATGCAGAGGGATATCCGCTGTATAGGAGAAGATCAAAAACCTTCACTATTGAAAAAAATGGTATCACCTTGGACAACAGACATGTGGTTCCATATAATACCAGATTTCTTATGAAATACCAGGCACATATAAACATGGAATGGTGTAATCAGAGTACTTCcataaaatatcttttcaaatatatcaataaaggctatgacagaataacagcagcagTTTCAACAAATAGCAatcaacctgttgatgagatccaACAATATCTCGACTGCAAGTATGTCTCACCCAGTGAAGCATGCTGGCGCATTTACTCTTAG
- the LOC131605287 gene encoding uncharacterized protein LOC131605287: MKDFIDRMPEESKVTLSDQVGGNSQYSSQSSENQQLTPVQKLFSKAVVLPIAEIIQLTDVTFCATVATTKLLVASPFGWFYRACHMCQSIARGDSPPFECEAGHETMAEVLRYKIEIEVTHGGQSCNFVFWNRECEMLLGLSASQLRNTMIQAGITDPLDFPLALDQLLKLEMAMKVKWHPRWKNCSVVMIIKNDPIIQQLKEKWGTDDVSSNKLTFVL, from the exons ATGAAAGACTTTATTGATAG AATGCCTGAGGAGAGCAAGGTAACCCTGTCTGACCAAGTTGGAGGGAATTCCCAATATTCCTCCCAAAGTTCTGAAAATCAACAGCTCACTCCTGTGCAAAAATTGTTCTCAAAGGCTGTTGTTTTGCCTATTGCTGAGATTATTCAACTTACGGAT GTTACATTTTGCGCTACTGTCGCTACAACAAAATTATTAGTAGCATCTCCGTTTGGATGGTTCTATCGTGCCTGCCATATGTGTCAATCTATAGCGCGCGGGGACAGCCCCCCCTTTGAGTGTGAAGCTGGTCATGAAACCATGGCTGAAGTCCTTAG GTATAAGATTGAAATTGAGGTTACTCACGGGGGCCAAAGCTGCAATTTTGTCTTCTGGAACAGAGAATGTGAAATGCTGTTGGGTTTATCTGCATCGCAACTTCGTAACACTATGATTCAG GCTGGAATTACTGATCCATTGGACTTTCCGTTAGCACTTGATCAGTTGTTGAAGTTGGAAATGGCTATGAAGGTTAAGTGGCATCCACGCTGGAAGAACTGTTCCGTCGTTATGATTATAAAAAATGATCCTATTATCCAGCAACTTAAGGAAAAATGGGGAACAGATGACGTCAGCTCTAATAAACTGACATTTGTTTTATAA